One genomic segment of Diceros bicornis minor isolate mBicDic1 chromosome 25, mDicBic1.mat.cur, whole genome shotgun sequence includes these proteins:
- the SPIC gene encoding transcription factor Spi-C: protein MACVEQDKLGQAFEDAFEVLKQHSTGDLQYSPDYKNYLAFINHCSHVRGNSNCCGVLPVEEPVYNWRTVINSAADLYFEGNIHQSLQNIPENQLVQPAVLQQKGGKGRKKLRLFEYLHESLSNPEMASCIQWVDKNRGIFQFISKNKEKLAQLWGKRKGNRKTMTYQKMARALRNYGRTGEITKIRRKLTYQFSEAILQRLSPSYFLEKEIFYSQYVQPDQGYLSLNNWNANYNYTYANYHELGRPDC from the exons ATG GCTTGTGTTGAACAAGATAAGCTGGGACAGGCATTTGAAGACGCTTTTGAGGTATTGAAGCAACATTCAACTGGAGATCTTCAGTACTCCCCAG ATTACAAAAATTATCTCGCCTTCATCAACCACTGTTCTCATGTCAGAGGAAATTCCAACTGCTGTGGTGTGCTGCCTGTAGAGGAACCTGTCTATAACTGGAGAACAGTAATA AACAGTGCTGCAGACCTCTATTTTGAAGGAAATATTCATCAATCTCTGCAGAACATCCCTGAAAACCAGCTAGTACAACCTGCTGTTCTCCAGCAAAAGGGAGGAAAAG gCAGGAAGAAGCTCCGACTGTTTGAATATCTTCATGAATCCCTGAGTAATCCCGAGATGGCATCTTGTATTCAGTGGGTAGATAAAAACAGAGGCATCTTTCAGTTTatatcaaaaaacaaagaaaaacttgcccaactttggggaaaaagaaaaggcaaccgAAAGACCATGACTTACCAGAAAATGGCCAGAGCACTGAGGAATTATGGAAGGACTGGGGAAATCACCAAAATCCGGAGAAAGCTAACTTACCAATTCAGCGAGGCCATTCTCCAAAGACTTTCTCCATCTTATTTCTTGGAAAAGGAGATCTTCTACTCACAGTATGTTCAACCTGATCAAGGATATCTCAGTTTAAATAACTGGAATGCAAATTATAATTATACATATGCCAATTACCATGAGCTAGGTCGCCCTGATTGCTAA